The genomic window CATTTTACTACTTTTCCACTTTCTTGTAggtttaaaacttttaaaaatacaaactgggaaaaattaaaccaaataaaactattctttaaattctttatttcataCATCCAATTCAGCAATATTGCAATATAGATTTATCACACATGTACTCACCCTTTTTGtagatttcaaatattaaatgttgaatgaatgttaCAAATTATAATCAGAATTTACAACAAGGCACATAAAGAAGAAGCCAAAAGACTTAAGAATTATGTGAAATTTTGAgtacaaatataaaacaagaataaagGGTATTGGTGATGTTAACATTCAGACTGATTGCCCCATCTTAATCTCTCTGCTCCCCTTCCACAGAGAATCTAAAAAAGCATTCATTATAAATTGGAGGTACAGAATTCTCGGAAAATAATAAGTTGTATGATTCTCTTTACAAGTACAATCGGCTTTTCAGCAGCCTGTAAGCCATTGAAAAAGTAACTCCATATCcaacaaagaaagccaaagccCGATTTGGCTGGGGAAGAGGTGTCAGATACGCGATCGTGTGGTAGATCCGAGCTCCAACAAAGAGTCTGAAGTGCAGGATGGCTGTAGAAAGGTCTGGACCACTCAAGGAATACAGAAGGCCAATACCAAGAAATGGCACAATATTTTCAAGGTCATTCAGGTGAGCTCTGTGGGAAAGATGATTAGCAAAACACTAAGTTCAAAAATCCACAGAAATTgattcattttcccctttcttctaaaACTAAATATAATGTTGATGGatgttaaaataagaattttttttttcaaattgcctTGTTTCTTTAACCCATTTGGCTTTAATTTAAACtgccttattatttttgtttctatttttagtgTATCTCAAGACACAGAGAATCTAAAAAAGCATTCATTATAAATTGGAAGACATTTTGCCCTTTCAAGAATATCAAAACTGCATCTATGTCATAAAACTCACTTCAGTTTTGTAGTTAtgaaacattttttcttctgaagaACAATAGCAATTCACGATTCTTGCTAAAACTCttctttccaaaagaaagaactttTAGTTATGATCTTTCTCAAGATTCCTTCCTCACTTCTGCCAGTGTACAGCATGGTTACTCAGACAATCCTTGCCCATTCACCCAAACTACTAGGTTGCCAACAATTAATTTCCCAATTCAATACCAACAATCTTATGCTCTCAACTtccaaacagcagaatacacaagTAGCCTTTCAAATATGGGTAAGATTTTAGCCAATCTATCCCCAAATTACAAAAAGAATTAGCTAAGTGAGGGagcaaagtacaaaaaaaaaaaaaaaaaacaaacacacacaaaaatgatagACAATAGATACATTTCCTAAATTTAATCTTTATCCCACAGCTAGAAGAAGAGTTCCTCTATTTCATAG from Mustela lutreola isolate mMusLut2 chromosome 8, mMusLut2.pri, whole genome shotgun sequence includes these protein-coding regions:
- the MGST1 gene encoding microsomal glutathione S-transferase 1, with product MVDLTELMENEVFMAFTSYTTIILSKMMLMSTATAFYRLTRKVFANPEDCAGFGKGENAKKYLRTDDRVERVRRAHLNDLENIVPFLGIGLLYSLSGPDLSTAILHFRLFVGARIYHTIAYLTPLPQPNRALAFFVGYGVTFSMAYRLLKSRLYL